The region AGACATGAAGACATGCCGTGGTAGCGTTAGCTAAAGGTCTGTTAATAGTAGCGGCAGAATGAAAGAACCGGCCAGTTTTTTATAATTCTGCTTGACAACAGATGCGGACTAATGGTATACATGTATTAGTAGTAATAGTACATATGAAGTGTAGTGGGAGGCAGGTGACCTGTTTTGTTCCATATCGACCAGCGCAGCAGCACACCCATTTATCAGCAATTGGTACAGGAAGTAAAAGCGGCTATCCTCCGGGGAGTACTGCTCCCAGGTGACAGGCTGCCTTCGGTGCGGGAGCTGGCCAGCCGGCTGGCGATTAACCCCAACACCATTCAAAAATCCTACCAGGAGCTGGAGCGGCAGAAGGTGATTGAAACCCTTAGGGGCAAGGGCACCTTTGTGTGTTTGGATTACCAGGTGCGGGAGGACGAAGAGCGGATGGACCTGTTTCAGAACAGCTTGCGTAAAATCCTGGTTGAGGCCCATTACCTGGGACTAAACCAGGAACGGATTTTAGCGCTGGTATCAAAACAGCTTGAGGAGCTAGGCATAGGGGAGGGGACAAGGTGAAGATTGTTGCAGATGGGTTGACAAAGACTTTTCGGGAAAAGACAGCGCTTAAGGACATTAATCTTACCGTGCCGCAAGGAGCAGTCTTCGGCCTGGTAGGGCCAAACGGTGCCGGCAAAACCACCTTGATCAAAATCATCATGGGTCTTTTGCAGCCCACCCATGGTTCTGTCTTAATCGACGGGCAGCCTGTGCATCAGGATCACCGGTTAAAGGCAAGGATTGGCTACCTGGCCGATTATCAACGCTACTATCCCGGCTTTAAAGTAAAAGATATGTACCGGCTATACCGGGAGACCTATCAAAGGTGGAGCCCGGAGCGGTTTGAAGAAATGCGCCAGGTTTTCAACCTGCCGGAAAATGCCCAGGTAAAACACCTGTCTAAAGGGATGCACACCCAGTTGTCCATCATTCTAAACCTG is a window of Syntrophomonadaceae bacterium DNA encoding:
- a CDS encoding GntR family transcriptional regulator; the encoded protein is MFHIDQRSSTPIYQQLVQEVKAAILRGVLLPGDRLPSVRELASRLAINPNTIQKSYQELERQKVIETLRGKGTFVCLDYQVREDEERMDLFQNSLRKILVEAHYLGLNQERILALVSKQLEELGIGEGTR